The Thermodesulfobacteriota bacterium genome window below encodes:
- a CDS encoding MFS transporter, with translation LGLLALAAFGLFVAVERRVTGPLLPLVLFSRRYYSMAVASAVISFVVLFSVFLLTPFYLQRVLGLSASRTGLVMMTVPVVAMLVAPSAGWLSDRIGSRHLATGGLLLSVIGLAGLARLSLAGGVWGVVWGLAFLGAGQAMFLSPNSASVITRIEPRYVGISAGLLATARNMGMALGVASSGAAFAILFARATGGLDLRDYIPSHAAAFLAAMHGTYLVIILVGLVGVYLSWQRGEDRGRS, from the coding sequence CCTGGGCCTGCTGGCTCTGGCCGCCTTTGGCCTGTTCGTCGCCGTGGAGCGCCGGGTGACCGGGCCGCTCCTGCCCCTGGTGCTCTTCTCCCGGCGCTACTACAGCATGGCCGTGGCCTCGGCCGTGATCTCCTTTGTCGTGCTCTTTTCGGTCTTTCTTCTCACCCCGTTCTACCTGCAGCGGGTGCTGGGCCTGTCTGCCTCCCGCACCGGGCTGGTGATGATGACCGTGCCGGTTGTGGCCATGCTGGTGGCGCCGTCGGCGGGCTGGCTGTCCGACCGCATCGGCTCCCGGCATCTGGCCACCGGCGGTCTCCTGCTGAGCGTCATCGGCCTGGCTGGCCTGGCCCGACTGTCCCTGGCCGGCGGCGTCTGGGGCGTCGTCTGGGGCCTGGCCTTCCTGGGTGCCGGCCAGGCCATGTTCCTGTCCCCCAACAGCGCCTCGGTGATCACCCGCATCGAGCCCCGGTACGTGGGGATCTCCGCCGGCCTCCTGGCCACGGCCCGCAACATGGGCATGGCCCTGGGCGTGGCCTCCTCCGGCGCCGCCTTCGCCATCCTGTTCGCCAGGGCCACCGGCGGCCTGGATCTGCGGGACTACATCCCTTCCCATGCCGCGGCCTTCCTGGCCGCCATGCACGGTACCTACCTGGTCATCATCCTGGTTGGCCTTGTGGGGGTCTACCTTTCCTGGCAACGGGGCGAGGATCGGGGGCGCTCCTGA
- a CDS encoding flagellar hook-length control protein FliK, with protein MRIVAPAGAGLTLADLQPTAGRPSAPPGQDSPFRPGQLVAARILGPAAGGGLLLEINGQELMAETDLTLPAGRSLWLLVRQAEPAVVLSPVLREEALADLGRQLAASAPAIGRILTTLLDEGTDLPAPLAALRRDLAALAADSVARPQALLRLLAGLQGRTPGPETGGAGLLDRLTEGISLRAAGPLPLPLAGLEDLRDLMAALTTANDRPATDTPAPVLALPFWFAGGAGWGTWLMTSGQAAGQAGRPGVSCLLFQLAMSRLGDVGLKVTLQGQTLDGVFTLSDEAARQHLAQSLPALEKTLASLGFAPVRLAALQSDRAPLAAILAALHRASGAPGTGLVDVTV; from the coding sequence GTGCGTATCGTCGCTCCCGCCGGTGCCGGCCTGACCCTTGCCGATCTTCAGCCCACCGCGGGCCGTCCCTCTGCTCCTCCTGGTCAAGACAGCCCCTTCCGCCCCGGCCAGCTGGTGGCGGCCCGGATCCTGGGCCCGGCCGCCGGCGGCGGTCTCCTGCTCGAGATCAACGGCCAAGAGCTCATGGCCGAAACCGATCTCACCCTGCCCGCTGGCCGCAGCCTGTGGCTGCTGGTGCGCCAGGCCGAGCCGGCGGTGGTCCTGTCGCCGGTCCTCCGGGAGGAGGCCCTGGCCGATCTGGGCCGCCAGCTCGCTGCCAGCGCACCGGCCATCGGTCGGATCCTGACCACCCTCCTGGACGAGGGCACCGACCTGCCGGCGCCGCTTGCGGCTCTGCGCCGGGATCTGGCCGCCCTGGCCGCCGACAGCGTGGCGCGGCCCCAGGCCCTGTTGCGCCTCCTGGCCGGCCTCCAGGGACGGACCCCGGGCCCGGAGACCGGCGGCGCAGGGCTTTTGGACCGGCTGACCGAGGGGATCAGCCTGCGGGCCGCCGGCCCCCTGCCCCTCCCCTTGGCCGGCCTGGAGGATCTGCGGGACCTCATGGCCGCCCTGACCACCGCCAACGACCGGCCGGCCACCGACACCCCGGCACCGGTGCTGGCCCTGCCGTTCTGGTTTGCCGGCGGCGCCGGCTGGGGCACCTGGCTCATGACCAGCGGCCAGGCGGCAGGCCAGGCCGGCCGGCCGGGCGTCTCCTGTCTCCTTTTCCAGCTGGCCATGAGCCGCCTGGGCGACGTGGGCCTCAAGGTCACGCTCCAGGGCCAGACCCTGGACGGCGTCTTCACCTTGAGCGACGAGGCCGCCCGCCAGCACCTGGCGCAATCCCTGCCCGCCCTGGAGAAGACCCTGGCCAGCCTCGGCTTTGCACCGGTGCGCCTGGCCGCCCTCCAGAGCGATCGCGCCCCCCTGGCCGCGATCCTGGCCGCCCTGCACCGGGCCAGCGGCGCCCCCGGCACCGGCCTGGTGGACGTCACGGTCTGA